A DNA window from Streptomyces sp. B21-083 contains the following coding sequences:
- a CDS encoding glycoside hydrolase family 125 protein, with translation MQPIDDPKGGLREGALPEGLRALSADVHRELRSLDPRAADRFTRLLAGTWGRAMRPLPDGEVFVLTGDIPAMWLRDSTAQVRPYLLAADDPAVAAALTGVLRRQLRYVLADPYANAFNAEPDGSGAGHTDDPTPDPLVWEQKYEIDSLCAPLQLAYGIWRATGGLGHLTADDRFARAARRIIALWRTEQDHENRSPYEFRRLGDYEYDTLARGGRGAPTAPTGMTWSGFRPSDDRCRYGYLVPANAMAAVSLAGLAELATAIGDLGLAADATALSGEIATGVRTHGVTTGADPAVYAYEVDGLGGQSLMDDANIPSLLSLPYLGWCDPGNQLYLRTREFVLSDANPFYYSGGSAAGIGSPHTPPGHVWPLSLTMQALTSDDEAERVRLAELLLRTDAGTGSMHESFHVDDPATFTRPWFGWGDALFAELLLDLTGRSTTRLHPRLSTTELPSR, from the coding sequence ATGCAGCCGATCGACGATCCGAAAGGCGGACTGCGGGAAGGTGCGCTGCCGGAAGGTCTCCGCGCCCTGAGCGCCGACGTGCACCGTGAGCTGCGCTCCCTCGACCCGCGCGCCGCCGACCGCTTCACCCGGCTGCTGGCCGGCACCTGGGGCAGGGCCATGCGTCCGCTGCCCGACGGCGAGGTCTTCGTCCTCACCGGCGACATCCCCGCGATGTGGCTGCGCGACAGCACCGCCCAGGTCCGCCCGTACCTCCTCGCCGCCGACGACCCCGCCGTCGCCGCCGCGCTCACCGGCGTCCTGCGCCGCCAGCTGCGGTACGTCCTCGCCGACCCGTACGCCAACGCCTTCAACGCCGAACCCGACGGCTCCGGCGCCGGTCACACCGACGACCCGACCCCCGACCCGCTGGTCTGGGAGCAGAAGTACGAGATCGACTCGCTCTGTGCCCCGCTCCAGCTCGCCTACGGCATCTGGCGGGCCACCGGCGGCCTCGGCCACCTCACCGCCGACGACCGCTTCGCGCGCGCCGCCCGCCGGATCATCGCCCTGTGGCGGACCGAGCAGGACCACGAGAACCGCTCACCGTACGAGTTCAGGCGCCTCGGCGACTACGAGTACGACACGCTGGCACGCGGCGGCCGGGGTGCGCCGACCGCGCCCACCGGTATGACCTGGTCCGGCTTCCGCCCCAGCGACGACCGCTGCCGGTACGGCTATCTGGTCCCGGCCAACGCCATGGCGGCCGTCTCCCTCGCCGGCCTCGCCGAACTGGCGACGGCGATCGGAGACCTCGGCCTCGCCGCCGACGCCACCGCCCTCTCGGGCGAGATCGCCACCGGGGTCCGTACGCACGGGGTGACCACGGGGGCAGACCCGGCGGTGTACGCGTACGAAGTCGACGGTCTCGGCGGGCAGTCGCTCATGGACGACGCCAACATCCCGAGCCTGCTCTCGCTGCCCTACCTGGGCTGGTGCGACCCGGGCAACCAGCTCTACCTGCGCACCCGCGAGTTCGTCCTCAGCGACGCCAACCCCTTCTACTACTCGGGTGGTTCGGCCGCCGGCATCGGCAGCCCGCACACCCCGCCCGGTCATGTCTGGCCGCTCTCCCTCACCATGCAGGCTCTGACCAGCGACGACGAGGCCGAGCGGGTCCGTCTCGCCGAGCTGCTGCTGCGTACCGACGCGGGCACCGGCTCCATGCACGAGAGCTTCCACGTCGACGACCCCGCGACCTTCACCCGCCCCTGGTTCGGCTGGGGCGACGCCCTCTTCGCCGAGCTGCTGCTCGACCTCACGGGCCGCTCGACGACCCGACTGCATCCACGCCTCTCCACCACCGAACTACCCTCCCGGTAA
- a CDS encoding LacI family DNA-binding transcriptional regulator has translation MRTPTMREVAALAGVSIKTVSRFVNGDKTVSPAIAERVRAAIDETGYRRNDLARSLRPGQRSTTLALLVGDLTNPFYGSIANGVMGVARAHGHNVVLASSDEDPEAERRGIDDLLGQRVAGLLIVPGAMDYGYLGREVAQGTPVVFLDRPALGLDADTVLLDNHGGARKATEHLIAAGHRRIGVVVAASYYTTGRRLDGYLEAMRAAFGEVDEALIARLEHGTRAEAEQAAAELLALPPGRRPTALFTTTNFLTHGALRAMGPGLGPGQGPALVGFDDFPFADLLPTPVTVVSGDAFEMGREAARLLLARIAGESGPPRRVELGTVLTPRGSGELTP, from the coding sequence ATGCGAACGCCCACCATGCGGGAGGTCGCCGCCCTCGCCGGGGTGTCGATCAAGACCGTCTCCCGGTTCGTCAACGGTGACAAGACGGTCTCCCCCGCCATCGCGGAGCGGGTGCGCGCAGCCATAGACGAGACCGGCTACCGGCGTAACGACCTCGCCCGGAGCCTGCGCCCCGGGCAGCGCAGCACCACGCTCGCGCTGCTGGTGGGCGACCTGACCAACCCGTTCTACGGTTCGATCGCCAACGGGGTCATGGGGGTGGCCCGCGCCCACGGCCACAACGTCGTCCTGGCCAGCTCCGACGAGGACCCCGAGGCCGAGCGCCGGGGCATCGACGACCTGCTCGGGCAGCGCGTCGCCGGGCTGCTGATCGTGCCGGGCGCGATGGACTACGGCTACCTGGGCCGCGAGGTCGCTCAGGGCACCCCGGTGGTCTTCCTGGACCGGCCCGCGCTGGGTCTGGACGCGGACACCGTGCTGCTGGACAACCACGGGGGCGCCCGGAAGGCCACCGAGCATCTGATCGCCGCCGGTCACCGGCGGATCGGCGTCGTGGTGGCGGCCAGCTACTACACCACGGGCCGCCGCCTCGACGGCTATCTGGAGGCCATGCGCGCCGCCTTCGGCGAGGTCGACGAGGCCCTGATCGCCCGGTTGGAGCACGGCACGCGGGCGGAGGCCGAGCAGGCCGCCGCCGAACTGCTGGCGCTGCCCCCGGGCCGCCGTCCCACGGCGCTGTTCACCACCACCAACTTCCTGACCCACGGCGCCCTTCGGGCCATGGGCCCTGGACTGGGGCCGGGTCAGGGTCCGGCCCTGGTCGGCTTCGACGACTTCCCGTTCGCCGACCTGCTGCCGACCCCTGTGACCGTCGTGTCCGGGGACGCCTTCGAGATGGGCCGCGAGGCCGCCCGGCTGCTGCTGGCCCGGATCGCGGGCGAGAGCGGACCACCCCGCCGGGTCGAGCTCGGCACCGTACTGACCCCCCGTGGAAGCGGAGAGCTGACGCCATGA
- a CDS encoding ATP-binding cassette domain-containing protein, with product MSTPTPATPAPAGPTARGATAATPVLELAGIVKSYGQVQALRGAALTVYPGEVVALVGDNGAGKSTTIKVISGVIQPDAGEIRIDGRPVTIPDPIAARRLGIETVYQDLALAPDLDPAENLFLGREIMRPGLLGRLGFLDRKAMRTKADEAFGSLGVGIQDTAAQVVTMSGGQRQGIAVGRAVNWADRVLLMDEPTAALGVVQTQRVGELIQRVRDSGVAVVLISHNLPFVFEYADRIEVLRLGQRVARLSGATATSENVLGAMTGALTFDDGADPEPDPALIPAVDGSDRSEDQS from the coding sequence ATGAGCACCCCCACTCCGGCCACCCCGGCTCCGGCGGGCCCGACCGCGCGCGGGGCCACGGCCGCCACCCCCGTCCTCGAACTGGCCGGCATAGTCAAGAGCTACGGCCAGGTCCAGGCGCTGCGCGGAGCCGCGCTCACCGTCTACCCGGGCGAGGTGGTCGCGCTGGTCGGTGACAACGGCGCCGGCAAGAGCACCACGATCAAGGTCATCTCCGGGGTGATCCAGCCCGACGCGGGCGAGATAAGGATCGACGGCAGGCCGGTGACGATCCCGGACCCGATCGCCGCCCGCCGGCTGGGCATCGAGACCGTCTACCAGGACCTGGCCCTCGCACCCGACCTGGACCCCGCCGAGAACCTGTTCCTGGGCCGCGAGATCATGCGCCCCGGTCTGCTCGGCAGGCTCGGCTTCCTGGACCGGAAGGCCATGCGGACCAAGGCCGACGAGGCGTTCGGCTCGCTCGGTGTCGGCATCCAGGACACCGCCGCGCAGGTCGTCACGATGTCCGGCGGCCAGCGCCAGGGCATCGCGGTCGGCCGGGCGGTCAACTGGGCGGACCGGGTGCTGCTGATGGACGAACCGACGGCGGCACTGGGTGTCGTACAGACGCAGCGGGTCGGAGAGCTGATCCAGCGGGTCCGGGACTCGGGCGTGGCGGTGGTGCTGATCAGCCACAACCTGCCGTTCGTCTTCGAGTACGCGGACCGTATCGAGGTGCTGCGGCTCGGGCAGCGGGTCGCCCGGCTGTCCGGCGCGACAGCCACCAGCGAGAACGTGCTCGGCGCCATGACGGGCGCGCTCACCTTCGATGACGGAGCCGATCCCGAACCGGATCCGGCCCTGATTCCAGCCGTCGACGGCTCCGACCGCAGCGAGGACCAGTCATGA
- a CDS encoding ABC transporter permease codes for MTPTTEAKPAKSTNPAGPDDDTTTSRSLRSAAVGAAWRNMKGTRSLALVVLLVLLAVFGAMYPDNFLTAYNLRSVAIEAASYCVLAIGMTFVMTTGGIDLSVGSVLIFSGVVGVKVMSALGGGGPLTLLAGLVTTMATGLAWGVLNGLLVTKAKLPPLIATLATLSAAGGGALVLTNGLDLRGVPDSLVSGLGFGRFLGIPYTVWLAIGLTIGGAIVLGLTRFGTYTRTIGSNVEAARRAGVAVDRHLIKVYALCGLLAGIAAYVNLARFSTTTVGGHTGDNLQAIVATVLGGTSLFGGVGSVLGTAFGSLIPAVLSNGLVIIGLQPFWQQVAVGAVLAGVVYVDHVNRRRRTLR; via the coding sequence ATGACCCCCACGACCGAGGCGAAGCCCGCGAAGTCTACGAACCCCGCCGGGCCGGACGACGACACCACCACCTCCCGTTCCCTGCGCTCGGCCGCCGTCGGCGCCGCCTGGCGCAACATGAAGGGCACCCGGAGCCTGGCCCTGGTCGTCCTGCTGGTGCTGCTGGCGGTGTTCGGCGCCATGTACCCCGACAACTTCCTCACCGCGTACAACCTGCGCAGCGTCGCCATCGAGGCCGCCTCGTACTGTGTGCTGGCCATCGGGATGACGTTCGTGATGACCACCGGGGGCATCGACCTGTCGGTCGGCTCGGTGCTGATCTTCTCCGGGGTCGTGGGCGTGAAGGTGATGTCCGCGCTGGGCGGCGGCGGCCCGCTGACCCTGCTGGCGGGCCTGGTGACCACGATGGCGACGGGTCTCGCCTGGGGCGTCCTGAACGGCCTGCTGGTCACGAAGGCCAAACTCCCGCCACTGATCGCCACGTTGGCCACCCTCTCGGCGGCGGGCGGCGGCGCCCTGGTCCTCACCAACGGCCTGGACCTGCGCGGGGTCCCCGACTCCCTGGTCAGTGGCCTCGGCTTCGGCCGCTTCCTGGGCATCCCGTACACGGTGTGGCTGGCCATCGGTCTGACCATCGGCGGGGCGATCGTCCTGGGCCTGACCCGCTTCGGCACCTACACCCGCACGATCGGCTCCAACGTGGAGGCCGCCCGCCGCGCCGGAGTGGCCGTCGACCGTCATCTGATCAAGGTGTACGCGCTCTGCGGGCTCCTCGCCGGAATCGCCGCGTACGTCAACCTGGCCCGCTTCTCCACCACGACCGTCGGCGGCCACACCGGGGACAACCTCCAGGCGATCGTCGCCACCGTGCTCGGCGGCACCAGCCTCTTCGGCGGTGTGGGCAGCGTCCTGGGCACCGCCTTCGGCTCCCTCATCCCGGCCGTGCTGAGCAACGGTCTCGTCATCATCGGCCTCCAGCCGTTCTGGCAGCAGGTGGCGGTCGGCGCGGTCCTCGCGGGGGTCGTGTACGTCGATCACGTCAACCGGCGGCGCCGCACGCTGCGTTGA
- a CDS encoding ABC transporter substrate-binding protein, protein MKTANLTLRGAALASVVLLGATACGSGDSSSTANPKVTVILGTASDSFYNTLGCGAKAEGKKLGATVDVQGATTFDPATQTPILTSTVAKKPNAIVIAPTDSKALGTPLKQANEAGIKIVTADTGLDDTSFVSSAVSSNNVEGGAEAARTLAKLVGEKGKIVIIGGTPGVTTADQRIKGFETEIKKYPNITFVGVQPSTPSGGVVEAARLTAASLSKNPDLAGIFSISTPASDGANNAIKDAGKVGKIKVVGFDAGPAQVEQLKKGTVQALIAQKAEEIGAQAVQQAVNAIQGKKVTKSIGTSFVSITAANLGDANVSKYVYRSTC, encoded by the coding sequence ATGAAGACCGCCAACCTCACCCTCAGAGGCGCTGCCCTCGCCAGCGTCGTCCTCCTCGGCGCCACCGCCTGCGGGTCCGGTGACTCCTCCTCCACCGCGAACCCGAAGGTGACCGTCATCCTGGGTACCGCGTCCGACTCCTTCTACAACACGCTCGGCTGCGGCGCGAAGGCCGAGGGCAAGAAGCTCGGCGCCACCGTGGACGTCCAGGGCGCGACCACCTTCGACCCGGCGACCCAGACGCCGATCCTGACCAGCACGGTGGCCAAGAAGCCGAACGCCATCGTCATCGCGCCGACCGACTCCAAGGCGCTGGGTACGCCGCTGAAGCAGGCCAACGAGGCCGGCATCAAGATCGTGACGGCCGACACGGGCCTCGACGACACGAGCTTCGTCTCCTCCGCCGTCTCCTCCAACAACGTGGAGGGCGGCGCCGAGGCGGCTCGTACCCTGGCCAAGCTCGTCGGCGAGAAGGGCAAGATCGTCATCATCGGCGGTACCCCGGGTGTCACCACCGCCGACCAGCGGATCAAGGGCTTCGAGACCGAGATCAAGAAGTACCCGAACATCACCTTCGTCGGTGTCCAGCCCTCCACGCCCAGCGGTGGCGTCGTCGAGGCCGCCCGGCTGACCGCCGCGTCCCTCTCCAAGAATCCCGACCTGGCGGGCATCTTCTCGATCAGCACCCCGGCCAGTGACGGCGCCAACAACGCCATCAAGGACGCCGGAAAGGTCGGCAAGATCAAGGTCGTCGGCTTCGACGCGGGTCCCGCACAGGTCGAGCAGCTGAAGAAGGGCACGGTCCAGGCGCTGATCGCCCAGAAGGCGGAGGAGATCGGCGCCCAGGCGGTCCAGCAGGCGGTGAACGCGATCCAGGGGAAGAAGGTGACGAAGTCGATCGGCACGTCGTTCGTGTCGATCACGGCGGCCAACCTGGGCGACGCGAACGTGAGCAAGTACGTATACCGGTCTACCTGCTGA
- a CDS encoding protein kinase domain-containing protein, whose protein sequence is MSEQHPVSPGPPPGEAAALRQTGAVPLRPGDPERIGPYVPLALLGSGGMGRVYLARPSDDSPGLFAVKVIRPEYAEDATFRRRFEQEALVHGRVRTPRAPRLCGTGFQDELLWMATEYLAALDLADAVREDGALEPGAVWRLVAELGQALADLAATGIVHRDLKPSNVLLSVRGAHVIDFGISKAADASAITGTGNRVGTPAYMSPEYLRTGHCDAASDVFSLAGTLIYAAAGRAPFGDGTGVDVMHRVAFEEPDAELIGEITATDPALGALLAACLAKEPERRPTPRALIDAAAGYAGAPAGASGWPGALHGRVLERQRAYDVLYLVPVARAAELRFPGHRPNPAPLPVPVKDAAPVPAADQSGSSAASAETSPGQRRPAGALAWARRKPVPAAVTALAVCGLAALVFVLTRPGAEASASPPGSVATASPGTAAGPGDTPPTPGASNGKSVPSTSGDGTETADGPADPSQVSDDHDGGGDAANDPSDTDTPGGTAPGPDPSTDPGPGTNGGTGTDTTPPPTPTPVPSETEPDAAPWVTDCTYYAGKARTAIGDTGKRVKQVQCILMKRGYDIGGTGVDGVFGDGLESAMKKFQTDKGLVVDGLVKRVTWDNLRASQ, encoded by the coding sequence GTGTCAGAGCAGCATCCGGTGTCGCCGGGCCCGCCGCCGGGTGAGGCGGCCGCGCTGCGGCAGACCGGCGCCGTGCCGCTGCGTCCCGGCGACCCCGAACGCATCGGCCCGTACGTGCCGTTGGCGCTGCTCGGCAGCGGTGGCATGGGACGGGTCTATCTGGCGCGCCCCTCGGACGACAGCCCCGGTCTGTTCGCCGTCAAGGTGATCCGCCCGGAGTACGCCGAGGACGCGACGTTCCGGCGCCGCTTCGAGCAGGAGGCGTTGGTCCACGGCCGGGTCCGTACGCCCCGCGCACCGAGGCTGTGCGGTACGGGGTTCCAGGACGAGCTGCTGTGGATGGCCACGGAGTATCTCGCCGCGCTCGACCTGGCGGACGCCGTACGGGAGGACGGTGCCCTGGAACCGGGCGCCGTCTGGCGGTTGGTGGCGGAGTTGGGGCAGGCGCTCGCCGACCTCGCCGCCACCGGGATCGTGCACCGGGACCTGAAGCCGTCCAACGTACTGCTGTCGGTGCGGGGCGCCCACGTCATCGACTTCGGCATCTCCAAGGCCGCCGACGCGAGCGCCATCACCGGCACCGGCAACCGGGTCGGCACGCCCGCCTACATGTCCCCGGAGTATCTGAGGACCGGTCACTGTGACGCGGCGTCCGACGTGTTCTCCCTCGCCGGGACACTGATCTACGCGGCGGCCGGCCGGGCCCCCTTCGGCGACGGCACCGGCGTCGACGTGATGCACCGGGTCGCCTTCGAGGAGCCCGACGCCGAGCTGATCGGCGAGATCACGGCGACCGACCCGGCGCTCGGCGCGCTGCTGGCCGCCTGCCTCGCCAAGGAACCCGAGCGGCGGCCTACGCCGAGGGCGCTGATCGACGCGGCCGCCGGGTATGCCGGTGCGCCTGCGGGGGCGTCCGGGTGGCCGGGGGCGCTGCACGGCAGGGTGCTGGAGCGGCAGCGGGCGTACGACGTGCTGTATCTCGTGCCCGTCGCACGCGCGGCGGAGCTGCGCTTCCCGGGCCACCGCCCGAACCCGGCGCCGCTTCCGGTGCCGGTGAAGGACGCGGCCCCCGTCCCGGCGGCGGACCAGTCAGGCTCGTCCGCCGCTTCCGCCGAGACGTCCCCGGGGCAGCGACGCCCGGCCGGAGCTCTCGCCTGGGCCCGCAGAAAGCCGGTCCCGGCAGCGGTGACGGCCCTCGCCGTCTGCGGTCTGGCCGCGCTGGTCTTCGTCCTCACCCGCCCGGGGGCCGAGGCGAGCGCCTCGCCGCCGGGGTCTGTCGCGACGGCGTCCCCCGGTACGGCGGCCGGACCGGGCGACACCCCGCCGACTCCGGGGGCCTCGAACGGGAAGTCGGTCCCGAGCACCTCGGGCGACGGCACGGAGACCGCCGACGGCCCCGCCGACCCGTCACAGGTCTCCGACGACCACGACGGCGGCGGTGATGCCGCGAACGACCCCTCGGACACCGACACCCCCGGGGGCACGGCTCCGGGGCCGGACCCGAGCACCGACCCCGGCCCCGGAACGAACGGCGGCACCGGCACGGACACCACTCCGCCCCCCACTCCGACTCCGGTCCCGTCCGAGACCGAGCCCGACGCGGCACCCTGGGTCACCGACTGCACGTACTACGCGGGCAAGGCCCGCACGGCGATCGGCGACACGGGGAAGCGTGTCAAGCAGGTCCAGTGCATCCTGATGAAGCGCGGGTACGACATCGGCGGCACCGGCGTGGACGGGGTGTTCGGGGACGGACTGGAGTCCGCGATGAAGAAGTTCCAGACCGACAAGGGGCTGGTGGTCGACGGCCTGGTGAAGCGGGTGACCTGGGACAACCTGCGGGCGTCGCAGTGA
- a CDS encoding helix-turn-helix domain-containing protein yields the protein MPQRRTATGRSREPRARFAEELKACREAGGNSLRQLGEKLGWDYSLFGKMENGHTLGSADVVTALDQFFDTGTLLVTLWELALGDHTVFKEEYREYMRLESEAVGLWHFGVTRIPGVLQTRGYATEVLAAGDIWGEELGRQVEARLGRAELLTREKGPYFRTILSEAVLRMALRETGAWREQLEHLLEASERPCLTIQVLPFSAGPCSLDSTDVMFLKLPGGRTVAYTETAHRGELIHEHTPLDRLHRIYDALRDQALPPAESRRFIGRILAEVPCDPPT from the coding sequence ATGCCACAGCGACGTACGGCGACGGGTCGCAGCCGGGAGCCGCGTGCGCGGTTCGCCGAGGAACTGAAGGCGTGCCGCGAGGCCGGCGGGAACAGCCTGCGGCAGCTGGGCGAGAAACTCGGCTGGGACTACTCGCTGTTCGGCAAGATGGAGAACGGCCACACGCTCGGCAGCGCCGATGTGGTGACCGCGCTGGACCAGTTCTTCGACACGGGCACGCTGCTGGTGACCCTCTGGGAACTGGCGCTGGGGGACCACACCGTCTTCAAGGAGGAGTACCGGGAGTACATGCGGTTGGAGTCGGAGGCGGTGGGCCTCTGGCACTTCGGGGTCACCAGGATTCCCGGCGTGCTGCAGACCCGTGGCTACGCGACCGAGGTGCTTGCGGCGGGGGACATCTGGGGCGAGGAACTCGGCCGGCAGGTCGAAGCGCGGCTCGGCCGGGCCGAGTTGCTGACCAGGGAGAAAGGCCCGTATTTCCGTACCATCCTGTCCGAGGCCGTGCTGCGGATGGCGCTGCGGGAGACGGGGGCGTGGCGCGAGCAGCTGGAGCACCTGCTGGAGGCCTCCGAGCGGCCCTGCCTCACGATCCAGGTGCTGCCCTTCAGCGCCGGGCCGTGCAGCCTGGACAGCACCGACGTGATGTTCCTGAAGCTGCCGGGCGGGCGGACCGTGGCCTACACGGAGACCGCTCACCGGGGTGAACTCATCCACGAACACACCCCGCTCGACCGGCTGCACCGTATTTACGACGCGCTGCGCGACCAGGCTCTGCCCCCTGCCGAGTCGCGGAGGTTCATCGGGCGGATCCTGGCGGAGGTGCCGTGCGATCCACCGACCTGA
- a CDS encoding steroid 3-ketoacyl-CoA thiolase → MAAEPVIVEAVRTPIGRRGGALANLHPAYLLGETYRELLGRTGIPADCVEQIVGGAVTQAGEQSANPARTAWLTMGLPYETAATTVNAQCGSSQQASHMVANMIAAGVIDVGISCGVEAMSRVPLGAASKHGPGKPFPEEWNVDLPNQFEAAERIARRRELTRDHVDALGLLSQERAAVAWAEERFKRETFAVQVPTTEEEQGAGQGMWRLVDRDEGLRDTSIDALASLKPIMPTAVHTAGNSSQISDGSAALLWASKRMARALKLRPRARIVAQALVGSDPHFHLDGPIDATRAVLGKAGMTLKDIDLIEINEAFASVVLSWAQVFEQDLEKVNVNGGAIALGHPVGATGARLIATALHELERVDKEFALITMCAGGALATGTIIQRL, encoded by the coding sequence ATGGCCGCGGAACCCGTGATCGTCGAAGCCGTGCGCACTCCCATCGGCAGGCGCGGCGGCGCGCTCGCCAACCTCCACCCCGCCTACCTGCTGGGCGAGACCTACCGCGAACTCCTGGGCCGCACCGGCATCCCCGCCGACTGCGTCGAACAGATCGTCGGCGGCGCGGTCACCCAGGCCGGCGAACAGTCCGCCAACCCCGCCCGCACCGCCTGGCTGACCATGGGCCTGCCGTACGAGACGGCGGCGACGACCGTCAACGCCCAGTGCGGCTCCTCCCAGCAGGCCTCGCACATGGTCGCCAACATGATCGCGGCGGGTGTCATCGACGTCGGCATCAGCTGCGGGGTCGAGGCGATGTCGAGGGTGCCGCTGGGAGCGGCGTCCAAGCACGGCCCCGGGAAACCGTTCCCGGAGGAGTGGAACGTGGACCTGCCCAACCAGTTCGAGGCGGCGGAACGGATCGCCCGCAGGCGTGAGCTGACCCGCGACCACGTCGACGCGCTGGGGCTGCTCTCCCAGGAGCGGGCGGCGGTCGCCTGGGCGGAGGAGCGGTTCAAGAGGGAGACCTTCGCCGTTCAGGTGCCCACGACGGAGGAGGAGCAGGGCGCCGGGCAGGGTATGTGGCGGCTCGTCGACCGGGACGAGGGGCTGCGGGACACGTCGATCGACGCGCTGGCGTCTCTGAAGCCGATCATGCCGACCGCTGTCCATACGGCGGGCAACTCGTCCCAGATCAGCGACGGTTCGGCCGCGCTGCTCTGGGCGTCGAAGCGGATGGCGCGGGCGCTGAAGCTACGCCCGAGGGCGCGGATCGTGGCCCAGGCGCTGGTGGGGTCCGACCCGCACTTCCATCTGGACGGTCCGATCGACGCGACCCGGGCGGTGCTCGGCAAGGCGGGCATGACGCTGAAGGACATCGACCTGATCGAGATCAACGAGGCGTTCGCCTCCGTGGTGCTGAGCTGGGCGCAGGTCTTCGAACAGGACCTGGAGAAGGTGAACGTGAACGGCGGGGCCATCGCCCTCGGGCATCCGGTCGGGGCGACCGGGGCCCGGCTGATCGCCACCGCGCTGCACGAACTGGAGCGCGTGGACAAGGAGTTCGCGCTGATCACCATGTGCGCGGGCGGGGCGCTGGCGACGGGGACGATCATCCAGCGCTTGTGA